The following nucleotide sequence is from Nitrospira sp..
AGGCGCATATTGGAGTGGACAGCCGGACGAAGCTGGTTCACTCAGTGGCGGCCACGGCGGCGAATGTCCATGACAGCCAGGTGTTGCCGGAGTTGCTGCATGGACAGGAGACACGAGTATGGGGCGATGCCGCCTATAGCGGGCAACGCGACATGATTCAGCACCATGCTCCCCATGCCAAGAGCTTCGTCCAGACGAAAGCCCATCGCCATCGGCCCTTGAGCGAGACGGAGCGGGCCCGCAATCGGACGAAGTCGAAGGTTCGTGCCAAAGTCGAGCATGTGTTCTTGGTGATCAAGCGGATCTTCGGGTGGGCCAAAGTGCGGTACCGGGGGCTCGCGAAGAATGCGCACTGGTTGTCTATCAGTTGCGGCTTGGCGAATCTGTATGTAGCACGCCGGCACTTGCTGGCGGCAGCCTAGCGGACGGGGGTGCGAACGGGGCGCGGGCCGCCTGACGGCGGAGGAATCCGAGAAAGGCGCTCTCGGACCAGCGGGTTCCCAGCTGATGGCCCGTCTTGATCCACCGAGAAACAGATTGCTTCGTGGAAACGCGAATTAATCAGACGTTCCCTAGATCGGTGTTCAGGAGACTTCTATCATCGGTGCTGACACACGGATCAAGGCTGCCAGTTCACCAGCCAGGAATTCACCGGGTTTCTCAAAGACCAGGGTATCCAGATCAGTATGGATGGGACGGGACGGTGGCGGGACAATGTGTTTGTCGAACGGCTGTGGCGGAGCCTCAAATACGAAGAGGTCTATCTGCACGCGTACGAGACCGTCCGAGACGCCCAGGACGGGATGGTACGGTATCTGACCTTCTATAATCAGCTCAGGCCGCATCGCGCGCTTGACGGACGCACGCCCGATCGCGTGTACTGGGAGAGCGTGCCTGCACGGCCTACGGCCGCGTAGGCGTACACCGCCCGGCACCACTTAGGAACTGAAAGATTCTGTCCAAAGAAGCGGAGCCATCTCACCTTTACTCGGATTTTGCGGACAGTGACCCACTCAGCAGGTGATGGTAACTTAGCGGGGTTGTGCCAATAAAACTCCTGAGCAAGGTGAAAACCGGTTTCTTTACACAAAGCGATAAGCAGTTCGAAATGGTAGAGCGAGCGAGTAGGGCGTCCTTGTTGCCAACTACCCCCTAAGTCGATGACTAGGCTCCCGTCTGGCCTCAGAAGCCTAAAGAATTCTTCTGCAAAACCCATGAACCATGCCACATATTCTGCCTGGGACTTATTGCCATACTCTTTCTTGAAGTGGAGTGCGTATAGAGGAGACGTAAGAATTAAATTTACGCTCTCAGAGGGAAGCTTTCGCATTAGGGAGAGAGAGTCGCCAAGGTAGGCATGGCCCAAAGAGGTGCTATAGAATGGCGTGAATGGAAATTTCATCTCGGCCGAGCCCCAGAGGATTTCCGGCGCAAGCATTCGTTTATAGCTGCTTCTAGAGAGGAATGCCAGGGGGGTGTTGCTGTGAATGGCACGGGGTGCATTATTTTCAAGCACTCTATTTCGTTTGGCCTGACTTCCAGTTTTGCGGTGCAAACGAATAGGTATTCCCAGTGCTTCGTATGATTAAAAAGGCACGCGGCAAGGATATCAAATTCATTTCGTCGATCCTCGCGTATTCGTTCCATCCTTTGAATTGCGTGTTTTCTGCAGCTCGATTCTGTAACTGGGAGGGGAACGAAAAAGTTGCCTGCTCCGTATATTCTTGCATTCGATCTTCAGGGGATGCCCTTGGCACTCCACCAAGAAATCTGGTTGTCCGTCCTTATCCGTCCAAACAAACTCTGCCACAAGCCCCTTCCTTTTTAGTCGCTGGATCTCCTTTAGCAGGAAGTACTCGGCGAGCTTGCCTTTGACATCGATTATCGTGCGAAACCCTTTCTGAATAGCAGATAGAATGTCTGATGCATCCGCGTTCAAGTCGTGCTCCAGTGGATGGGTTCGCATGGTTCCCATCCTTCGGAAATAAGTCACGAATAGCGACACCAAGTGCTTGAGCAATATCTGCAATAACGGCCAAGGTGATATTCCGTTCTCCTCGCTCGATGCCGCCAATGTAGGTCCAATGATGCCCGGCTCGCTCGGCAAGTTGCTCTTGCGTCCAACCTTTCTTGAGTCGCAGCTGTCGAACTCGCATGCCGAGGCGCTGTTGGAGAGGCTTCATGCTGGGAGGAAAGCAGAGGGGAAGCTTATCGGTCTAGAGACTATGAGTATTGCTTGGACGAAGGGAACGTCCGGAGGTTTTTGCGTTGCCTTCGCGAAATCGTGGGGATGTGCCTGTCGCCCATTCGGGGTCTGTTGAACCGGCTAGCCGGAAGAAGTCACTTACTGACTGGAGGAGGAGGCGAGGGTTGTTTCCCGATCATGTTCATGGCCAGCGTCAGCATGGACCCCACGTCCGACAGATTGGCGGGGAGCACGAGGGTATTGCTGCTCTTGGCCAGTTCGCCGAACTTGCCGATGTACTGCTCTGCCACTCGCAACTGCACCGCTTCGTAGCCGCCGGGAACCTGGGTAGCCTCGGCGACCTTCCGGAGCCCCTCGGCGGTGGCGGTGGCAATGGCCATGATGGCCGCGGCGGCCCCTTCGGCTTCGTTGATCTGCTGCTGCTTCTTGGCCTCCGAGGCCTTGATGACCTGTTGCTTTTCGCCCTCCGCCTGGTTGATGGCGGCGTCGCGTTCGCCTTCGGAAGTGAGAATCACCGCGCGCTTCTCCCGTTCTGCGCGCATCTGTTTTTCCATCGCGTTAAGCACGTCTTTCGGCGGGGTGATGTTCTTGATCTCATAACGCAGGACTTTGACGCCCCAGGGTTCCGTAGCCTTGTCCAACTCCGCGACCACCTGACTGTTGATATTGGTCCGTTCCTCGAAGGTGCGGTCGAGTTCGATCTTGCCGATTTCGCTGCGGAGCGCGGTCTGAGCCAATTGGGTGATGGCGAACCGGTAATCGCTGATGCCGTAGGAGGCTCGCTGCGGGTCCAACACCTTCGAATATAGGATCCCGTCGACGCCGACCTGGACGTTGTCCCGCGTAATGCAGATCTGCTCCGGAATGTCGATGGCCGTTTCTTTCAGCGAATGTTTATATTGCACGCTGTCGAGAAACGGGAGCAGGATGTGAAAGCCCGCGCCGAGTGTCCGTGAGTAGCGACCCAAGCGTTCGACCACATAGGCGCTTTGCTGCGGCACGACCCGCGCCGTTTTCGAAATCACCAACAGGACCAAGCCTGCGAGAAATACGAAGACCCAGAGTCCGCCCGGCATGCCGCTCTCCTCCATGATGATCCGCCCTCACTCAGGTTTGATCCACAGGGTGATTCCGTCCACCCGGTCGACGCGGACGCGCTGCCCGTTGCGCAGCGGTCCGTCGCCGCCGTTCCGTGCGTTCCAGACGCTGCCCCGACATTCGGCCTTCCCCAGGCTGCCGGGCGCCAGGTCCTCAAGGGCCAGCGCCGTTTCACCGACCATCGTATCCATAGGGGAGAGGCCGCCCGAGGTGTTCGACATGAGGCGGCGGAGCGACGGCCGGAGAAGGAGCAGCGAGGCCACGGAGATGACCGAGAACAACAGCCACGACATCCAGTCCGGCGCGACGAAGCCCAGCCCGACCAGCAGGCCGACGGCCAGCGCGCCGATGCCGAAGAACAGCATATAGAATCCGCCCGGCGTGACGACCTCGCCGCCCAGCAGAGCGAGTCCCAACAACGCCCACAGCCACCAGCTCATTGCGGCTCCTCGAGCGGGACGGTTTGTCGATCGCACGTCCCCGCTGGCGAAAGTCTAAGCGGCTTCCCGTAGAGGGTCAAGAACTGTGCAAGATGGCTCGTTCGTTGAAGCAGCCGGAAGGTGGTGGTATAGTCCGGCGGTCATGGCGCCAGACAGCCCCGTCAAAGCCCTCGTCCTCGCCTTCACCGACGCATCGGCGCCGGCGGCCTATGTGATCAACCGGCTACAACCGGAGCTGCTGTGCTTCTTCGTCCCGGAGTCGGCCAAGGCGCAGGTGGAGGCGGCCGTGCAACCCTTGGTGCGGCAGATGCCGAAGCGGTGGGATTGGGTCGTCACGCCCGATCCGAGCGACGTCATTGCCTGTCACCAGGCCCTGTCGCGGTCTCTTCACGATCTCTTTCAAACCTGGGACGTCCGGATGGGCGAGGTCGTTGTCGATTTGACCGGGGCTACGGCTGCCATGGCTGCCGCCTTGGCCTCTGCGAGCCAGCCCTGGACCTCGCGCGTCATCAGCCTGGTCGATGCGCAGGGGACGGAGGAATCGGAGCCCATCGTCATCGATGGCATCGGCAAACGCTGGGTGCAAGGGAACCCATGGGATGACGCGGCAGTCGTCGTGCGGCGCGAGGCCTGCGAGGCTTTCAACCATGGCTCATTCAAGTCGGCGGCGATCCTGTTTCATACGCTCGAAGCCAGGGTTAGCGGCGGCCAGAAGCCGCTCTATCGCGCACTCGGCGATTTGGCATTGGGGTATGGATTGTGGGAACAGTTTCACTATCGACAGGCCTGGGAGAAACTCAAGACTTCTTTTAAGGCGCTCGACATGGCCTCGCTTTGGGGGGGACCACCGGGCTTGAAAGCGCTGCTTCCCGCCATCAAGGCGAACAGCGGATTTTTAGAAAAACTCGTGCTGGATCCGGCCGAGGTGAAGGACGGAGTCGTCCTGGATTTGCTGGCCCATGCGCATCGCCGCGCGCAGGTGGACCACGATCCCGAGCGAGCGATGGCGACGCTCGTGCGGGCGCTGGAAGCCGTCGCCCAACGACAGCTATTCAAACAACACAAAATCAAAACGTGGGATGTGCAGCCGGACCAGCTGCCGGCGGACCTCCGCGACACCTGTCGCACCTGTTGCCTGGACGATGTCGATGGGAAATACAAGCTGCCCTGGCAGGGACAATTCCGCGTACTGGCCGGATTGGGTGATCAGACGGGCCAGGCGTTTCTTCGTGAGTGGCCCAAGATGAAGCCGCTGATCGATGCCGCTAACCACGCGGTGCTCGGCCATGGGTTTGAGGCGATCAAGGCCGAGCGGGTGCAGCAGCTGGCCGAGATCGTCATGAAACTCAGCGGCGTCACCGACAACGCGTTGCCCAAGTTCCCGGTGCTCGCTCTCTAGGCGCCGATAGCCGCACCGCGCGATGGATGTGCGCATCTACTACGAGGACACCGACTGCGGCGGAGTGGTGTATTACGCCAATTATCTGAAGTATTTCGAACGGGCGCGGACGCAGTATCTGGAAGAGCGCGGCCTCTCGGTCTCGGGGCTACGGGATCAAGGGACGCAGTTCGTGGTCGTGCATGCGGAGGTGGACTATCGCTCCCCGGCCCGGTATGGCGAGACCCTGATTGTGGAAACCACGCTGGGACCGGTCAGCCAAGCTTCTTTTACCTTTGCCCATGTCGTGCGCGAACGACAGAGTGGTCGCCTGGTGGTCGAGGGCGCGGCCAAGTTGGTGACGGTGGACGATCAGTTGAAGGTGAAGCGGCTCGACAAATCGACTCTGGCTACGTTACAAGGACCTCCACAGACGAGGGGCTAATGGAGAAACTCGGTACATGGTTGGCCATCACCGGCGTGGCAATCGGCTTCGTCGTCCTCGCCTGGCTGCTCTTCTCGGAGAATCCAAAAGATAAGAAAAAGAAATAGAGCCATGATTGCGGCGCTGTCCCTGCTGCACTCGTGAATGGTGCGGGCTAGGTGTCCAGAGGGACCGCCTTGGCTCGGCTGCGGAGAAATGCCAACAGCGGATCGAGCTGAGGCACCATGCTCATGTCATCCACCACCGCGCGCAGAATCTGCCCGGCCTCTTCGACGACCACCTCATAGCTGGTCAGGTCGCGACCCCGTTCTGTTTTCCGTACTCCGATCTCCTGGAGTTTGGCTTGTTCTACCAAATGGGTCAACCGGAGCCCCTCGCTTGGTGACAGTGTGGCGGTATCCAGGTCGCATCCGAGGACGAGACCTCCAAATCCTCCCGTTTGACGGAAGCGCACTTTCATAACGTCAGAATCCTACGGCTTTCCAGGCTTTCACCACGGCCTTGTATTCGGCGCTGCCGGCGCCATACAGGGTGGATGCCGTTTCTGTCGAGCTCTCGACCATATCGTGAAACTGGCTGGTGGAGGTCAGTTTCAATAATGTCTTGTACCAGATTTGGCCGGCACGCTCCCAGGCCTTTCCGCCGATCTCGGTCGCGACCAGGTAGAATGCGTGATTGGGGAT
It contains:
- a CDS encoding transposase, which codes for MDGTGRWRDNVFVERLWRSLKYEEVYLHAYETVRDAQDGMVRYLTFYNQLRPHRALDGRTPDRVYWESVPARPTAA
- a CDS encoding helix-turn-helix transcriptional regulator, which gives rise to MKPLQQRLGMRVRQLRLKKGWTQEQLAERAGHHWTYIGGIERGERNITLAVIADIAQALGVAIRDLFPKDGNHANPSTGARLERGCIRHSICYSERVSHDNRCQRQARRVLPAKGDPATKKEGACGRVCLDG
- a CDS encoding paraslipin — encoded protein: MEESGMPGGLWVFVFLAGLVLLVISKTARVVPQQSAYVVERLGRYSRTLGAGFHILLPFLDSVQYKHSLKETAIDIPEQICITRDNVQVGVDGILYSKVLDPQRASYGISDYRFAITQLAQTALRSEIGKIELDRTFEERTNINSQVVAELDKATEPWGVKVLRYEIKNITPPKDVLNAMEKQMRAEREKRAVILTSEGERDAAINQAEGEKQQVIKASEAKKQQQINEAEGAAAAIMAIATATAEGLRKVAEATQVPGGYEAVQLRVAEQYIGKFGELAKSSNTLVLPANLSDVGSMLTLAMNMIGKQPSPPPPVSK
- a CDS encoding NfeD family protein, encoding MSWWLWALLGLALLGGEVVTPGGFYMLFFGIGALAVGLLVGLGFVAPDWMSWLLFSVISVASLLLLRPSLRRLMSNTSGGLSPMDTMVGETALALEDLAPGSLGKAECRGSVWNARNGGDGPLRNGQRVRVDRVDGITLWIKPE
- a CDS encoding TIGR02710 family CRISPR-associated protein — its product is MAPDSPVKALVLAFTDASAPAAYVINRLQPELLCFFVPESAKAQVEAAVQPLVRQMPKRWDWVVTPDPSDVIACHQALSRSLHDLFQTWDVRMGEVVVDLTGATAAMAAALASASQPWTSRVISLVDAQGTEESEPIVIDGIGKRWVQGNPWDDAAVVVRREACEAFNHGSFKSAAILFHTLEARVSGGQKPLYRALGDLALGYGLWEQFHYRQAWEKLKTSFKALDMASLWGGPPGLKALLPAIKANSGFLEKLVLDPAEVKDGVVLDLLAHAHRRAQVDHDPERAMATLVRALEAVAQRQLFKQHKIKTWDVQPDQLPADLRDTCRTCCLDDVDGKYKLPWQGQFRVLAGLGDQTGQAFLREWPKMKPLIDAANHAVLGHGFEAIKAERVQQLAEIVMKLSGVTDNALPKFPVLAL
- a CDS encoding YbgC/FadM family acyl-CoA thioesterase, whose protein sequence is MDVRIYYEDTDCGGVVYYANYLKYFERARTQYLEERGLSVSGLRDQGTQFVVVHAEVDYRSPARYGETLIVETTLGPVSQASFTFAHVVRERQSGRLVVEGAAKLVTVDDQLKVKRLDKSTLATLQGPPQTRG